In Bacteroidota bacterium, one DNA window encodes the following:
- a CDS encoding YihA family ribosome biogenesis GTP-binding protein, translated as MNIKQAEFLASNTTFEKCPKPDMPEYAFIGRSNVGKSSLINMLTNRKALAKTSSTPGKTQLINHFIIDEKWYLVDLPGYGFAKASKDNKAAWDKMIKDYLEKRMNLMTVFVLIDIRHEPQKVDVKFINWMGEKEIAFVIVFTKADKISKQLVASSVAAYKKELLQTWDQLPTIFITSAEKNVGRDEILDYVENVNKEFKKK; from the coding sequence ATGAACATTAAACAAGCCGAATTCCTTGCCAGCAATACAACTTTTGAAAAATGCCCTAAACCGGATATGCCGGAGTATGCATTTATCGGCAGGTCGAATGTTGGAAAATCTTCATTGATCAATATGCTGACCAACAGAAAAGCGTTGGCCAAGACTTCTTCTACTCCGGGAAAGACTCAACTCATTAACCATTTTATTATTGATGAAAAATGGTACTTAGTCGATCTGCCCGGATATGGATTTGCCAAAGCATCGAAAGACAACAAAGCGGCATGGGACAAAATGATCAAAGACTATCTGGAGAAGCGAATGAATCTGATGACAGTATTTGTTTTGATCGACATCAGACACGAACCTCAGAAAGTAGATGTGAAATTCATCAACTGGATGGGAGAAAAAGAAATTGCATTTGTAATCGTTTTTACAAAAGCAGATAAGATCTCAAAACAATTAGTCGCTTCTTCTGTTGCTGCATATAAAAAAGAACTACTTCAAACGTGGGATCAACTTCCAACGATCTTTATTACTTCTGCAGAAAAAAATGTGGGAAGAGATGAGATACTTGACTATGTTGAAAATGTGAATAAGGAGTTTAAGAAGAAATGA
- the murG gene encoding undecaprenyldiphospho-muramoylpentapeptide beta-N-acetylglucosaminyltransferase, whose translation MQRPSLRVIISGGGTGGHIFPAVAIANALKKMNPATEILFVGANGRMEMEKVPAAGYKIVGLNISGIQRKLSLQNLMLPIKILQSVFKARMIVKEFKPDVAVGVGGYASGPLLFAATGMNVPALIQEQNSFAGITNKLLSKRVKRICVAYDGMENYFPADKIKITGNPVRENMVDIKGKREEALRFFSLSSDKKTVLLIGGSLGARTLNHSIAEGIQKLADKNIQLIWQTGKAFYPKAQELTSQYSANGISAYDFIQRMDLAFAAADVVISRAGASSVSELALVAKPAILVPSPNVAEDHQTKNAMSLVKKDAAILISDAEASAKLITQAIELINDQSAQNKLQQNISKLALANSADVIAEEVYSISGK comes from the coding sequence TTGCAGCGGCCTAGTTTAAGAGTGATCATTAGCGGTGGCGGTACAGGTGGACATATTTTTCCTGCAGTAGCTATTGCAAATGCATTAAAAAAAATGAATCCGGCAACAGAGATTTTGTTTGTCGGTGCCAATGGCAGAATGGAAATGGAAAAAGTTCCGGCTGCCGGATATAAAATAGTAGGATTGAACATAAGTGGTATTCAAAGGAAATTGTCATTACAAAATCTGATGTTGCCAATCAAAATACTTCAAAGCGTTTTTAAAGCACGGATGATAGTGAAAGAATTTAAACCGGATGTTGCAGTTGGTGTAGGAGGTTATGCTTCCGGACCATTATTGTTTGCAGCAACCGGTATGAATGTTCCTGCTTTGATCCAGGAGCAGAATTCTTTTGCCGGAATCACAAATAAACTTCTGTCAAAAAGAGTTAAGCGTATATGTGTAGCATATGATGGAATGGAGAATTATTTTCCTGCAGATAAAATAAAGATCACCGGAAATCCTGTAAGGGAGAATATGGTCGATATAAAAGGTAAACGTGAAGAGGCTCTGCGCTTTTTCAGCTTATCGTCTGATAAAAAAACAGTTTTGCTTATTGGCGGAAGCTTAGGAGCAAGAACACTTAATCACAGTATTGCAGAGGGAATTCAGAAGTTAGCTGATAAAAATATTCAATTGATCTGGCAGACAGGAAAAGCATTTTATCCGAAGGCTCAGGAATTAACATCACAGTATTCGGCAAATGGAATTTCAGCGTATGATTTTATTCAACGAATGGATCTGGCCTTTGCAGCTGCAGATGTAGTGATCTCCAGAGCAGGAGCGAGTTCTGTTTCTGAACTGGCCTTAGTTGCAAAACCGGCAATACTGGTTCCATCTCCGAATGTTGCTGAGGATCATCAGACGAAGAATGCTATGTCGCTGGTGAAAAAAGATGCAGCAATTCTGATAAGTGATGCAGAAGCATCAGCAAAACTAATTACACAAGCAATAGAATTGATCAATGATCAATCGGCTCAAAATAAATTACAGCAAAATATTTCTAAGCTGGCATTGGCAAATTCTGCTGATGTTATAGCAGAGGAAGTTTATTCTATTTCAGGAAAATAA
- the gldC gene encoding gliding motility protein GldC: MDSKINFHVKLDEERVPEAIAWEASDSGMTGVKPCNAVMMSIWDPKENTTLRIDLWTKEMLVDDMKRFFYENFMTMADTYQRATNDEVNAKNIKKFAEEFGRSIEKPIL; encoded by the coding sequence ATGGATTCAAAAATAAATTTCCACGTAAAATTAGACGAAGAAAGAGTACCGGAAGCGATTGCCTGGGAAGCATCTGATAGTGGCATGACGGGAGTAAAACCTTGCAATGCTGTAATGATGAGCATCTGGGACCCGAAAGAAAATACAACACTACGCATTGATCTCTGGACAAAAGAAATGTTAGTCGACGACATGAAACGTTTCTTCTACGAAAACTTCATGACAATGGCAGACACCTACCAACGCGCAACGAACGATGAAGTGAATGCGAAGAATATTAAGAAGTTTGCAGAGGAGTTTGGTCGCAGTATTGAAAAGCCGATCTTGTAA
- a CDS encoding alpha/beta hydrolase: MQYEIKQENDFHYIEEGSGPTLLLLHGLFGALSNWSDVVNHFSKRYRIVIPLMPIYTLPLLNTNVKALAEFIHNFINFKQYKDIILIGNSLGGHVTLVYVKNHPQNIRGMVLTGSSGLYENAMGGSFPRREDYNFIKQKVEYTFFDPASASKELVDEVYGIVNDKGKLIRILSLAKSAIRHNMSDDLQFMKQPTCLIWGKNDTITPPDVAEEFHRLLPKNELHWIDKCGHAPMMEQPVEFNTVLDGWLARTFPDAK, encoded by the coding sequence ATGCAATACGAAATCAAACAGGAGAATGACTTTCATTACATTGAAGAAGGAAGCGGACCCACTCTGCTACTTCTGCATGGATTGTTCGGCGCACTGAGTAACTGGTCGGATGTTGTAAATCATTTCTCGAAACGTTATCGTATCGTAATTCCTCTTATGCCGATCTATACGCTGCCACTTCTGAATACGAATGTGAAAGCGCTGGCTGAGTTTATCCACAACTTCATAAATTTCAAGCAATACAAAGACATCATCCTAATCGGCAACTCACTGGGCGGACACGTTACACTGGTTTATGTAAAAAATCATCCGCAGAATATCCGCGGAATGGTACTTACAGGAAGTAGTGGTCTTTATGAAAACGCTATGGGCGGATCTTTTCCAAGAAGAGAAGACTATAATTTCATCAAGCAAAAAGTTGAGTACACTTTTTTCGATCCCGCTTCAGCTTCAAAAGAACTGGTTGATGAAGTATATGGAATTGTAAACGATAAAGGCAAACTGATCAGAATTCTTTCTCTTGCTAAATCTGCCATTCGCCATAACATGAGCGACGATCTTCAGTTCATGAAACAACCTACTTGTCTGATATGGGGAAAGAATGATACCATCACTCCACCTGATGTTGCCGAAGAATTTCATCGCCTTCTTCCAAAAAACGAATTACACTGGATCGACAAATGCGGACATGCTCCGATGATGGAGCAACCGGTTGAGTTTAATACTGTGTTGGATGGATGGCTGGCACGGACTTTTCCGGATGCGAAGTAA
- a CDS encoding UDP-N-acetylmuramoyl-L-alanyl-D-glutamate--2,6-diaminopimelate ligase, producing MRLLKDILYKTGIEEVSGSTDLNVIDVCFDSRSAREGGLFVAVRGLQSDGHNYISSVIERGVVAIVCEQFPEELINGITYVRVNDSALALAIIASNYFGNPSENLKLIGVTGTNGKTTTATLLYQLFRKLGYSAGLLSTVKNQINDQVIPATHTTPDPIQLNGMLSAMVDAGCSHAFMEVSSHSVVQKRIAGLVFAGGVFTNLTHDHLDYHKTFENYLKAKKEFFDHLPAEAFALTNLDDKNGAIMLQNTKAKKYTYGLKSIADYRCKLIENHFSGLLLNLNGQEVLCRLVGSFNAYNLTAAFATATLLEEDKLEVLTALSTLEPVEGRFDFVTSPSQIIGVVDYAHTPDALQNVLSTIHDVNDGHGKIITIVGCGGDRDSAKRPVMAKIACEKSDRVILTSDNPRSEDPAEIIRQMEKGVPLGEARKTLSIADRREAIKTAVSLAKPGDVILVAGKGHEKYQEVKGVRTPFDDKKILLELFQIMA from the coding sequence ATGAGGTTACTAAAAGATATTCTTTACAAGACCGGAATTGAAGAAGTGTCAGGTAGTACTGACCTCAATGTTATCGACGTCTGTTTTGATTCACGTTCTGCAAGAGAAGGCGGATTGTTCGTTGCTGTCAGAGGATTGCAATCAGACGGTCACAATTATATTTCTTCTGTTATTGAAAGAGGTGTAGTTGCAATAGTTTGTGAGCAATTTCCTGAAGAACTGATCAATGGTATTACTTATGTTCGTGTAAACGACAGTGCACTTGCACTTGCCATCATTGCTTCAAATTATTTCGGAAATCCATCTGAGAATTTAAAACTCATAGGTGTAACCGGAACAAATGGTAAGACAACGACTGCAACATTGTTGTATCAGTTGTTTCGAAAACTCGGTTATTCAGCCGGCTTGTTGTCGACTGTAAAAAATCAGATCAACGATCAGGTAATACCTGCAACGCATACAACTCCGGATCCAATTCAGTTAAACGGAATGTTATCGGCAATGGTAGATGCCGGTTGTTCGCATGCATTCATGGAAGTGAGTTCGCATTCAGTAGTTCAGAAACGAATAGCAGGACTTGTCTTTGCAGGAGGAGTTTTTACTAATCTGACACATGATCATCTTGATTACCATAAGACATTCGAGAATTATCTGAAAGCGAAAAAAGAATTTTTCGATCATCTCCCTGCAGAAGCGTTTGCTTTGACAAATCTGGATGATAAAAACGGAGCGATCATGCTTCAGAATACGAAGGCAAAAAAATACACATACGGATTAAAATCTATAGCTGATTATCGTTGCAAGTTGATCGAGAATCATTTTTCAGGATTACTTCTGAATCTTAATGGACAGGAAGTGCTTTGCCGTTTGGTTGGAAGTTTCAATGCTTACAATCTGACAGCAGCATTTGCAACAGCAACATTACTTGAAGAAGATAAGCTGGAAGTCTTGACAGCATTAAGTACGCTGGAGCCGGTTGAAGGTAGATTTGATTTTGTGACTTCTCCTTCACAGATAATTGGTGTAGTGGATTACGCACATACTCCTGATGCTTTGCAGAATGTTCTTTCAACAATTCATGATGTTAATGATGGTCATGGAAAGATCATCACAATAGTTGGATGTGGCGGAGATCGTGATTCAGCAAAACGTCCGGTGATGGCAAAGATCGCTTGCGAAAAAAGTGATCGTGTGATTCTGACAAGCGATAATCCGCGTTCGGAAGATCCTGCTGAGATCATTCGGCAGATGGAAAAAGGTGTTCCACTTGGAGAAGCAAGAAAGACACTTTCAATAGCTGATCGCCGTGAAGCGATCAAGACTGCAGTATCATTGGCAAAACCGGGTGATGTGATTTTAGTTGCCGGAAAAGGTCATGAAAAATATCAGGAAGTGAAAGGAGTTCGGACTCCATTCGACGATAAGAAAATATTACTCGAGTTATTTCAAATAATGGCATAG
- a CDS encoding transpeptidase family protein, with the protein MEVKKDIMWRINISFIMMCLMGVVILVQIFRIQFVQGDYWTAQADSFSTRYKQVEASRGNIFSSDGRLLSTSIPIYDIRMDLLADGLTEENFNRNIDSLAISLSLLFPDRTAADFKSSLREARTSKERFFLVRRNVRYAELQTLKTFPLFRMGRYKGGLMVLQKEIREMPFKMLASRTIGTMRDFKPVGIESAYNNELKGVGGRRLEQRISGGMWKPLNDKEEIESKDGHDIVTTIDINIQDVAENSLEEHLMMHNADHGCAVLMEVATGEIKAIANLKRNAEGNYVEDFNYVIAEATEPGSTFKMASMLAALDDGLIDPEDSIFVGNGERKYGQLTMEDAHPPHFPKLSIQQAFETSSNVGISSAIVARYSKNPQAFIDKIKSFGLGTPLGLEIEGEGTPRIKNITAEDWSGVSLPWMSIGYETKLTPLQILAFYNAIANNGRMVRPHFVKEIQSHGRTIKKFGTEIIRDSIASPAALAKARKLMEGVVERGSAKELNKSPYRIAGKTGTAQISVNKFGYDKTHPSYQASFVGYFPADAPKYSCMVVVYAPSRDVYFGGAVSAPIFKDIADKVYSNHVDLHDDKPVHRDTTVSPLPLAKAGQQKDLKKVFAHLNIPSSTKDMDANLVAPVIQSDRIVMSERKNVAGITPNVYGMGLKDAVYLLENAGYRVKVNGRGNVVRQSINSGTRIIKGQLIILDLDI; encoded by the coding sequence ATGGAAGTAAAAAAGGACATAATGTGGAGAATCAACATATCATTTATCATGATGTGTTTGATGGGTGTGGTCATTCTTGTCCAGATCTTCCGTATCCAGTTTGTGCAAGGCGATTACTGGACTGCACAGGCAGACAGTTTTTCAACACGATATAAGCAAGTAGAAGCAAGCAGAGGAAACATATTCTCAAGTGATGGGCGATTGTTAAGCACATCTATTCCTATATATGATATCCGTATGGATCTTCTGGCAGACGGATTGACGGAAGAAAATTTTAACAGAAATATTGACTCGCTGGCGATCAGCCTTTCATTACTATTTCCTGACCGCACAGCAGCGGATTTCAAATCTTCTCTTCGTGAAGCCAGAACTTCAAAAGAAAGATTTTTCCTTGTAAGAAGAAATGTGCGTTACGCTGAACTACAGACTTTAAAAACATTTCCACTTTTCAGAATGGGAAGATATAAAGGCGGATTAATGGTTCTTCAGAAAGAGATCCGTGAAATGCCTTTCAAAATGCTTGCTTCCCGTACGATCGGAACAATGCGTGATTTTAAACCGGTCGGAATTGAATCTGCTTACAATAATGAATTGAAAGGTGTCGGCGGACGCCGTCTTGAACAACGTATCAGTGGCGGAATGTGGAAGCCATTAAATGATAAAGAAGAAATTGAATCGAAAGATGGTCATGATATCGTTACAACAATTGATATCAATATTCAGGATGTTGCCGAAAATTCACTCGAAGAACATTTGATGATGCATAATGCTGATCATGGCTGTGCAGTGTTGATGGAAGTTGCAACAGGAGAGATCAAAGCGATTGCAAATCTGAAAAGAAATGCAGAAGGAAATTATGTAGAGGATTTTAATTATGTAATAGCGGAAGCTACTGAACCGGGCTCAACCTTTAAAATGGCTTCAATGCTTGCAGCTCTTGACGATGGTTTGATTGATCCGGAAGATTCAATTTTTGTCGGCAACGGTGAACGCAAGTATGGACAATTAACAATGGAAGATGCGCACCCGCCACACTTTCCTAAGCTTTCAATTCAACAGGCTTTTGAAACATCTTCAAATGTTGGTATTTCATCTGCGATCGTAGCACGTTATTCTAAAAATCCGCAGGCTTTCATAGATAAAATTAAGTCGTTCGGATTAGGAACACCACTTGGACTTGAAATAGAAGGTGAAGGTACTCCACGGATCAAAAATATTACTGCTGAAGACTGGTCAGGTGTTTCTTTGCCTTGGATGTCGATAGGTTACGAAACGAAATTAACTCCGCTTCAGATCCTGGCCTTCTATAATGCAATTGCAAATAATGGCCGCATGGTTCGTCCGCATTTTGTAAAAGAGATCCAGAGTCATGGCCGGACAATAAAAAAATTCGGTACAGAGATAATCCGTGATTCAATTGCATCTCCTGCTGCTCTTGCTAAAGCAAGAAAACTAATGGAAGGTGTTGTTGAAAGAGGGTCTGCTAAAGAATTAAATAAGTCTCCTTATAGAATCGCAGGTAAAACAGGTACTGCACAGATCTCTGTCAATAAATTCGGTTACGATAAAACTCATCCATCATATCAGGCATCATTCGTTGGATATTTTCCGGCTGATGCTCCGAAATATTCGTGTATGGTTGTAGTATATGCACCTTCAAGAGACGTTTATTTCGGTGGTGCCGTTTCTGCTCCGATATTCAAAGACATTGCAGACAAAGTGTACAGTAATCATGTCGATCTTCATGATGATAAACCTGTTCACAGAGATACAACTGTTTCTCCTTTACCTCTTGCAAAAGCAGGGCAGCAAAAAGATCTGAAAAAAGTTTTTGCACATTTAAATATTCCATCATCGACTAAAGATATGGATGCAAATTTAGTTGCACCTGTTATTCAATCCGATCGAATCGTAATGAGCGAAAGGAAAAATGTTGCAGGAATTACTCCGAACGTTTATGGAATGGGATTGAAAGATGCAGTTTACCTTCTTGAAAATGCAGGCTATAGAGTGAAAGTTAATGGAAGAGGTAATGTTGTTCGACAGTCGATCAACTCCGGAACCAGAATAATAAAAGGACAGTTGATCATACTTGATCTGGATATATGA
- a CDS encoding FtsW/RodA/SpoVE family cell cycle protein has protein sequence MQATWLDKYFKGDRTIWMIVFILSIFSLLAVYSSTGTLAYKYKSGNTEYYLFKHLFILAFGIGLMYAAHLVRYTYYSKISIIALFVTVPLLGLTLLLGTNLNEASRWLTLPGTNITFQTSDFAKLALIMFVARMLSKKQDEIKSFKSAFLPVVIPVLIVCALILPANFSTAAVVFSSAIYLMFIGRISMKYIAAMVGIGIAAFMLFIVISMAIGHTGRIETWKARIERFSGDEAADNYQSDQAKIAIARGGLIGVFPGNSVQRNFLPHPYSDFIFAIIIEEYGFLGAAFLISLYLLLFFRVIRFIHHSPMAFGTLLAAGCTFMLVFQALINMAVAVNLFPVTGQPLPFLSMGGTSIWFTSIALGIVLSVSRQVEKEKKEGGAELAAA, from the coding sequence ATGCAAGCAACCTGGCTTGATAAATATTTCAAAGGCGACCGGACGATCTGGATGATTGTATTCATTTTGTCGATCTTCTCATTACTTGCTGTATATAGTAGTACGGGTACTTTAGCGTACAAGTATAAAAGCGGCAATACGGAATATTATCTGTTCAAACATTTATTCATTTTAGCATTTGGTATTGGGTTAATGTATGCGGCCCATCTGGTTCGCTATACTTATTATTCAAAGATCTCCATCATTGCTTTGTTTGTCACAGTGCCTTTATTGGGACTGACTCTTTTATTAGGAACAAATCTCAATGAAGCCAGTCGTTGGCTGACATTGCCGGGAACTAATATTACGTTTCAGACATCTGATTTTGCTAAGCTGGCATTGATCATGTTTGTAGCCCGGATGTTATCAAAGAAGCAGGACGAAATCAAAAGTTTCAAATCAGCATTCCTGCCTGTGGTAATTCCGGTATTGATCGTTTGTGCATTGATCCTTCCCGCAAATTTCTCAACTGCCGCTGTTGTCTTTTCATCAGCGATTTATCTGATGTTCATTGGAAGAATCAGCATGAAATACATTGCTGCAATGGTTGGAATCGGGATCGCAGCATTCATGTTGTTCATCGTAATTTCAATGGCGATAGGGCATACCGGCAGGATTGAAACATGGAAAGCACGTATTGAACGTTTCTCAGGTGATGAGGCAGCAGATAATTATCAGTCAGATCAGGCAAAAATTGCAATTGCCCGCGGAGGTTTGATTGGTGTGTTTCCGGGAAATAGTGTTCAACGGAATTTTCTGCCACATCCATATTCGGATTTCATATTTGCTATCATAATAGAAGAGTATGGATTTCTAGGAGCAGCATTTCTGATCTCGCTTTATTTACTTCTCTTCTTCAGAGTCATTCGGTTCATTCATCATAGTCCCATGGCCTTCGGCACGCTACTCGCCGCAGGTTGTACATTCATGCTTGTCTTTCAGGCATTGATAAATATGGCAGTAGCAGTGAATTTATTTCCTGTAACCGGACAGCCTTTGCCATTCCTGAGTATGGGCGGAACATCGATCTGGTTTACAAGTATTGCATTAGGAATAGTATTAAGCGTAAGTCGTCAGGTCGAAAAAGAAAAGAAAGAAGGAGGAGCAGAACTTGCAGCGGCCTAG
- the murD gene encoding UDP-N-acetylmuramoyl-L-alanine--D-glutamate ligase, with translation MNTQTEKKKLVVLGAGESGVGTAVLAQKQGFDVFVSDKGEIKPEYRAALEKYKIRFEEGKHDESEILSANEIVKSPGIPEKVEILKKIRNAGIPVVSEIEFAGRYSKAKMIGITGTNGKTTTTMLVYHILQKAGLKVGLAGNVGKSFAMQVAEQDFDYYVLELSSFQLDDMYHFKCDIAILTNITPDHLDRYNYELKNYVMAKFRIVQNQTSADAFIYCADDAITTEYLPSVEVKSKKYPFSLKSKVEQGAYVEDQQLIINTNNNQFTMLIHELALQGKHNLHNTMAAGITAQLVHIRKEVIRESMIDFRNVEHRLEFVNTIHGIEFYNDSKATNVNSTWFALESFNKPVVLILGGVDKGNDYEMLEELIKEKVKAIVCLGKDNKKIFKAFSGMVEEIVETDSAESAVRESYRLSKKGDVVLLSPACASFDLFENYEDRGRQFKKAVKSL, from the coding sequence TTGAATACTCAGACAGAAAAAAAGAAACTAGTTGTACTGGGCGCCGGCGAAAGTGGTGTTGGTACAGCTGTCCTTGCCCAAAAGCAAGGCTTCGATGTTTTTGTGTCTGATAAAGGTGAGATCAAACCTGAGTATCGTGCAGCATTGGAGAAATACAAAATTCGTTTCGAAGAGGGCAAGCACGATGAATCAGAAATACTGAGTGCCAATGAAATTGTAAAAAGTCCCGGGATTCCTGAGAAAGTAGAAATACTGAAGAAGATCCGTAACGCAGGAATTCCTGTTGTCAGTGAAATAGAATTTGCAGGAAGATATTCAAAAGCGAAGATGATCGGCATTACCGGAACCAATGGTAAGACCACTACAACAATGCTGGTGTATCATATTCTGCAAAAAGCAGGATTGAAAGTTGGTTTAGCAGGAAATGTTGGAAAGAGTTTCGCTATGCAGGTTGCTGAGCAGGACTTCGATTATTATGTGCTTGAGTTAAGCAGTTTTCAACTGGATGACATGTATCATTTCAAATGTGATATCGCCATTCTTACAAATATTACTCCTGATCATCTTGACAGATATAATTATGAATTGAAAAATTATGTCATGGCAAAGTTCAGAATAGTTCAGAATCAAACATCAGCCGATGCATTTATTTATTGTGCGGATGATGCAATTACAACAGAATATCTCCCTTCTGTTGAAGTAAAATCAAAGAAGTATCCTTTTTCACTGAAATCAAAAGTGGAACAGGGAGCGTACGTAGAAGATCAACAACTCATCATAAACACAAACAACAACCAATTTACCATGCTGATACATGAACTAGCCCTACAAGGCAAACACAATTTACACAATACAATGGCTGCAGGAATAACTGCACAACTTGTTCACATCCGTAAGGAAGTCATTCGCGAAAGCATGATTGATTTCCGCAATGTTGAACACCGCCTTGAATTTGTAAATACGATTCACGGAATCGAATTCTATAACGATTCAAAAGCAACAAATGTTAATTCAACATGGTTTGCATTGGAAAGTTTTAATAAGCCTGTAGTTCTTATCCTTGGTGGAGTAGATAAAGGAAATGATTATGAAATGCTCGAAGAGTTGATCAAGGAAAAAGTAAAAGCAATTGTTTGTCTTGGAAAAGACAACAAGAAGATCTTCAAAGCATTTTCAGGAATGGTAGAAGAGATCGTTGAAACTGATTCAGCTGAATCTGCAGTGAGAGAAAGCTATCGCTTAAGTAAAAAAGGTGATGTTGTTCTTCTTTCTCCCGCTTGCGCAAGTTTCGACCTGTTCGAGAATTACGAAGACCGCGGACGCCAGTTTAAGAAAGCTGTCAAGTCGCTTTAA
- the rsmH gene encoding 16S rRNA (cytosine(1402)-N(4))-methyltransferase RsmH, producing the protein MTTYHEPALLNECIEALQIKPDGVYVDVTFGGGGHSKEILKRLGEKGRLIAFDQDEDAERNSIKDPRFVLVRQNYRFIKNFLRYYDAIPVDGILADLGISSYQIDAADRGFSIRYEAELDMRMNRESKITAADILNTYSEEKLLKIFSQFGEVHNSKTLARKIVDVRKTEKLTHIDQFKTAIMSCVDKKAESQYYAKVFQALRIEVNEELESLKEMLVQTTNVLAPQGRLVVLSYHSLEDRLVKNIISKGIFEGEVEKDVFGNQTNSPLKAVNRKPIEATEEEVKRNPRSRSAKLRIAEKN; encoded by the coding sequence ATGACGACATATCATGAGCCGGCTCTGTTGAATGAATGTATTGAAGCCTTACAAATTAAACCTGATGGGGTTTATGTCGATGTCACTTTTGGTGGCGGCGGACATTCGAAGGAAATTTTAAAACGATTGGGTGAAAAAGGTCGGCTGATCGCTTTTGATCAGGATGAAGATGCAGAACGAAATTCTATCAAAGATCCTCGTTTTGTTCTTGTCAGACAGAATTACAGATTCATTAAAAATTTTCTTCGCTATTACGATGCTATTCCAGTCGATGGAATTTTAGCTGACCTGGGCATTTCTTCTTATCAGATCGATGCTGCAGACCGCGGATTTTCTATTCGCTACGAAGCGGAACTTGATATGAGAATGAATCGTGAATCGAAAATCACTGCAGCTGATATTCTGAATACTTATTCTGAAGAAAAACTGCTGAAGATCTTCTCGCAATTTGGAGAAGTTCATAATTCTAAAACGCTTGCAAGGAAAATAGTTGACGTAAGGAAAACAGAAAAGTTGACACATATCGATCAGTTTAAAACAGCGATCATGTCATGTGTCGACAAAAAAGCAGAAAGTCAGTATTACGCTAAAGTGTTTCAGGCATTACGGATTGAAGTGAACGAAGAACTTGAATCGTTGAAAGAAATGCTGGTGCAGACAACAAATGTACTGGCACCACAAGGCAGATTGGTAGTGCTCTCGTATCATTCTCTGGAAGACCGCTTAGTGAAAAACATTATTTCAAAAGGAATATTTGAAGGAGAAGTTGAGAAGGATGTCTTCGGAAACCAGACCAATAGTCCTTTAAAAGCAGTAAACCGGAAACCCATTGAAGCGACAGAAGAAGAAGTGAAAAGGAATCCGCGTTCACGTAGCGCAAAATTAAGAATAGCTGAAAAGAATTAA
- the mraZ gene encoding division/cell wall cluster transcriptional repressor MraZ has translation MAGFIGEFHCTVDAKGRFLLPGGLKKQIPAKEQKLFVANRGMEKHLVMYTRKEWDKISDEVNSLNMFVRKNREFLRKFNNGATSMELDTTNRLLLPKTLMDYAGIEKDIVLFAYGNRIEIWSEAEYARMMKDDSENFSQLAEEVMGKKKKEEEDDDIS, from the coding sequence ATGGCGGGATTCATCGGTGAATTTCATTGTACAGTTGATGCAAAAGGACGCTTCCTTTTGCCGGGCGGCTTGAAAAAGCAAATTCCGGCGAAAGAGCAGAAGCTTTTCGTTGCCAACCGCGGAATGGAAAAGCATCTGGTGATGTATACACGTAAGGAATGGGATAAGATCAGTGATGAAGTCAATTCACTGAACATGTTCGTTCGCAAGAACCGTGAGTTCTTGCGCAAATTCAATAACGGCGCAACTTCGATGGAACTGGATACAACTAACCGATTACTGCTTCCAAAAACATTGATGGATTATGCAGGAATCGAAAAAGATATTGTGCTCTTTGCTTATGGGAACCGGATTGAAATATGGTCAGAAGCGGAGTATGCTCGGATGATGAAGGATGATTCAGAAAACTTCTCACAATTGGCGGAAGAGGTGATGGGAAAGAAGAAGAAGGAGGAAGAAGATGACGACATATCATGA